The Anabaena sp. WA102 genome contains a region encoding:
- a CDS encoding DUF29 domain-containing protein, producing MNTLYNSDFYGWTKTQAQLLREEKWETLDKLNLIEEIETLGRQERRELTNRLALLLGHLLKWQYQPEKRSNIWLATIREQRTQINRILADSPSLKSYLEEAFLLSYQDGINLAVKETNLPYETFPENCHYEITQILEPEFLPES from the coding sequence ATGAATACACTGTACAATTCTGATTTTTATGGATGGACAAAAACACAAGCACAACTACTCAGAGAAGAAAAATGGGAAACACTAGATAAACTCAACTTAATTGAAGAAATAGAAACATTGGGAAGACAAGAAAGAAGAGAATTAACTAATCGGTTAGCCTTGTTATTAGGACATTTATTAAAATGGCAATATCAACCAGAAAAACGTAGTAATATTTGGTTAGCAACAATTCGAGAACAACGGACTCAGATCAACCGAATATTAGCAGATAGTCCCAGCTTAAAATCCTATTTAGAAGAAGCCTTTTTATTAAGTTATCAAGATGGAATTAACTTAGCAGTCAAAGAAACAAACCTCCCCTATGAAACCTTTCCAGAAAATTGTCATTATGAAATCACACAAATATTAGAACCTGAATTTTTACCAGAATCATAA
- a CDS encoding ATP-binding protein, producing MNLNLSTPLQLIGRSVEFQRIIEILAKDGDLLITGVPGSGRRTLVRGAAQEVNTVILEIDCIRATEAERFVQLLAEAISQNWEAGKIQNWLNENTSEFFTFNSETQLKLIRSLEQEQLWEAFANLLDLLEIMAVDLNQRILLILQSFPHIRSWDRHGLWETTFRKEVKAYPHVSYVLIATIAESSQHPDDTNYPLETIQLAPLAKDVVALWAREILHTQGFTFDCHSQALQLFLEAVQGHIGDGMAIIRRLSASHCADGLIREEDVQKAIAGLLKDLSMTYESLLMLLPANQVHLLESLAIDPTDKPQSKEYIQKHGLSRGGSLQGALTGLQHKGLIYDAEHGYRLAMPLLALWLRERLG from the coding sequence GTGAATTTAAATTTGTCTACTCCCTTACAATTAATTGGGCGTTCTGTAGAGTTTCAGCGGATTATTGAAATACTCGCAAAAGATGGTGATTTGTTAATTACTGGAGTTCCTGGTAGTGGGAGACGCACTTTAGTGAGAGGTGCAGCACAGGAGGTGAATACAGTTATCTTGGAAATAGACTGCATTCGCGCTACGGAAGCGGAGAGATTTGTACAACTATTAGCAGAAGCGATTAGTCAAAACTGGGAAGCGGGAAAAATTCAAAATTGGTTGAATGAAAATACATCTGAATTTTTTACTTTTAATTCGGAAACTCAACTAAAACTAATTCGTTCTTTGGAACAAGAACAACTATGGGAAGCATTCGCCAATTTGTTAGACTTATTGGAAATAATGGCGGTTGATTTAAATCAAAGAATATTACTGATTTTACAAAGTTTTCCCCATATTCGTTCTTGGGATCGTCATGGTTTATGGGAAACTACATTTAGGAAAGAAGTTAAGGCTTATCCTCATGTTAGTTATGTATTAATAGCCACGATTGCAGAATCTAGTCAACATCCAGATGATACTAATTATCCGCTAGAAACTATTCAATTAGCACCTTTAGCTAAGGACGTTGTAGCCTTGTGGGCGAGAGAAATATTACATACGCAAGGTTTCACTTTTGATTGTCATAGTCAAGCTTTACAGCTATTTTTAGAGGCAGTACAGGGACATATTGGCGATGGGATGGCGATTATTCGGCGGTTATCTGCGTCGCACTGTGCAGATGGATTAATTCGGGAGGAAGATGTGCAAAAGGCTATAGCCGGATTATTGAAAGATTTATCTATGACTTATGAATCTTTGCTGATGTTGTTACCGGCAAATCAGGTACATTTATTAGAGTCTTTGGCTATTGATCCTACTGATAAACCTCAGAGTAAGGAGTATATTCAAAAGCATGGACTTTCACGGGGTGGGAGTCTGCAAGGTGCGTTAACTGGGTTGCAGCATAAGGGTTTGATTTATGATGCTGAACATGGTTATCGGTTAGCTATGCCTTTGTTGGCTTTGTGGTTGCGGGAACGGTTAGGTTAA
- a CDS encoding Uma2 family endonuclease, which translates to MVSTITKPNNITPETTPAEQRVVFHNISWQNYQQILAALGQSRSSRLIYDQGTLEITMPLEEHESATRLIELFIRILVEESGLKIKTMGSTTLNRDDLQRSAEPDNCYYIQNQPQVVGKKVDLNEDPPPDLIVEVDITHTDINKLQFYASMGVPEFWRYNGEIVLFYQLQNHQYVEGEKSPTFSIITKEKLYQFLQDCQIDEVQASKSFRTWVQQEIQN; encoded by the coding sequence ATGGTTAGTACAATCACTAAACCAAACAATATTACTCCAGAAACTACCCCCGCAGAACAGCGAGTAGTTTTCCACAATATCAGTTGGCAAAATTATCAGCAAATTTTAGCAGCATTAGGGCAAAGTCGTTCTTCTCGACTTATCTATGATCAAGGGACATTAGAAATTACCATGCCATTAGAAGAACATGAAAGTGCTACCAGATTAATTGAACTATTCATCCGCATTTTGGTAGAAGAAAGTGGATTAAAAATTAAAACAATGGGTTCAACCACCTTAAATCGTGATGATTTACAAAGAAGTGCTGAACCTGACAACTGTTATTACATTCAAAATCAACCTCAAGTAGTTGGAAAAAAAGTTGATTTAAACGAAGATCCACCACCAGACTTGATTGTAGAAGTAGATATTACTCATACTGACATCAATAAACTCCAGTTTTATGCCAGCATGGGAGTACCAGAATTTTGGCGTTATAACGGTGAAATAGTGCTATTTTATCAACTTCAAAATCATCAATATGTTGAAGGAGAAAAAAGTCCCACATTTTCTATAATCACTAAAGAAAAACTTTATCAATTTTTGCAAGATTGCCAAATAGATGAAGTGCAAGCTAGTAAATCTTTCCGTACTTGGGTACAACAGGAAATACAGAATTAG
- a CDS encoding 4-Cys prefix domain-containing protein: MSLCINPNCPKPQNPNNILFCETCSSGLLLQDRYRVIVRLGGGGFGDTFEINEVRTNKTKVIKILTDNAFYTFALLSCFFFSPFPLIIFPFCLNQDIQDLRIYRIEEYARCENNKILFIL; the protein is encoded by the coding sequence ATGAGCCTGTGCATCAATCCTAACTGCCCAAAGCCGCAAAATCCCAACAATATCCTATTTTGTGAAACCTGTAGTTCAGGCTTGTTACTACAAGACCGCTATCGGGTAATAGTTAGGCTGGGAGGAGGTGGCTTTGGTGATACATTTGAAATCAACGAAGTCAGAACCAACAAAACCAAAGTTATCAAAATCTTGACCGATAATGCCTTTTATACTTTTGCTCTTTTGTCCTGCTTTTTCTTTTCTCCTTTTCCTTTAATAATATTTCCATTTTGTCTGAATCAGGATATCCAGGATTTAAGGATTTACAGGATTGAAGAATACGCAAGATGTGAAAATAACAAAATCCTGTTCATCCTCTAA
- a CDS encoding NAD(P)H-quinone oxidoreductase subunit N: MALITTGNGFIRNLEKFGALGVYVPLEGGYEGRYLRRLRAAGYVGLHITARGLGDVAAYLTQVHGVRPPHLGKRSNSSGAAVGDVYYLPPMISSHLAQLPPKSKGLVLWIIEGYILSDQEVEYLMDLPKLEPRVKVVIERGGDRTFRWTPLEKTLLAS; this comes from the coding sequence ATGGCACTAATTACCACTGGCAACGGTTTCATCCGCAATTTGGAGAAATTTGGGGCGTTGGGTGTTTATGTTCCTCTGGAGGGGGGCTATGAAGGTCGGTATCTGCGCCGATTACGGGCGGCTGGCTATGTTGGCCTCCATATTACTGCAAGAGGACTGGGTGATGTGGCTGCATATCTGACGCAAGTTCATGGTGTCAGACCACCACATTTAGGCAAAAGAAGCAATAGTAGTGGTGCGGCTGTGGGTGATGTATATTATTTACCACCAATGATCAGTTCCCATTTGGCACAATTACCTCCTAAGTCTAAGGGGTTGGTGTTGTGGATTATTGAGGGATATATTCTTTCTGATCAGGAAGTTGAGTATTTGATGGATTTGCCTAAGTTAGAACCAAGGGTTAAAGTGGTAATTGAGAGAGGTGGCGATCGCACTTTCCGCTGGACTCCTTTGGAAAAGACACTGTTAGCTAGTTAA
- the rplC gene encoding 50S ribosomal protein L3, with protein MSVGILGTKLGMTQIFDEAGVSIPVTVVKAGPCTVTQVKTKQTDGYSAIQVGYGEVKPKALNKPLLGHLAKSSAPAVRHLNEYRTDSAGDYALGQEIKADIFSAGEIVDVVGTSIGRGFAGNQKRNNFGRGPMSHGSKNHRAPGSIGAGTTPGRVYPGKRMAGRLGGTRVTIRKLTVVRVDAERNLILIKGAIPGKPGALVSVVPATIVGKK; from the coding sequence GTGTCTGTAGGTATTCTCGGCACCAAACTGGGCATGACCCAAATCTTTGATGAAGCAGGAGTCTCTATTCCTGTTACCGTCGTCAAAGCCGGTCCATGCACCGTTACGCAAGTTAAAACGAAACAGACCGACGGTTACTCTGCCATTCAAGTTGGTTATGGCGAAGTCAAACCCAAGGCACTGAACAAACCACTGTTGGGACATTTGGCTAAATCATCCGCTCCAGCAGTCCGTCATCTGAATGAATATCGCACCGATAGCGCTGGTGATTATGCTTTAGGTCAAGAAATTAAAGCAGATATTTTTAGTGCAGGCGAAATTGTAGATGTAGTTGGTACGAGTATTGGTCGCGGTTTTGCCGGCAACCAAAAGCGGAACAACTTTGGTCGCGGTCCCATGTCACACGGTTCCAAAAACCATAGAGCGCCAGGTTCTATCGGTGCTGGTACAACCCCAGGTCGTGTTTATCCCGGTAAAAGGATGGCAGGACGTTTAGGCGGTACTCGTGTCACAATTCGCAAATTGACAGTAGTACGAGTAGATGCAGAACGCAACTTAATCCTGATTAAAGGAGCTATTCCTGGCAAACCAGGAGCCTTAGTCAGCGTCGTTCCTGCAACTATAGTTGGTAAAAAATAG